A single window of Nitrospirota bacterium DNA harbors:
- a CDS encoding OmpH family outer membrane protein, with translation MERTRAACVIGTVGLWLAMVVPGLSAETFKVGVMDQQVVIEQSKTGKRALEELKAYSSTRQKIINADDLELKELEQKIQDGKLTDSARQEKQNQFQSKLEAYQRRLGDFNREIQQKQREMVAEYSKKVHAAAQVVAEKNGYVAILDKGSEAAIKIVLYHQPALDVTDQLVKEFDRQNK, from the coding sequence ATGGAACGAACGAGAGCGGCCTGTGTGATCGGTACCGTGGGATTGTGGCTGGCAATGGTTGTGCCGGGGCTGTCGGCTGAGACCTTCAAAGTCGGGGTGATGGATCAGCAAGTGGTGATCGAGCAGTCGAAGACCGGCAAACGGGCGTTGGAAGAGCTCAAGGCCTATTCCTCGACCAGGCAGAAGATCATCAATGCCGACGACCTGGAGTTGAAGGAATTGGAACAGAAGATCCAGGACGGGAAGTTGACTGATAGCGCGAGGCAGGAGAAACAAAATCAGTTCCAGTCCAAGCTGGAGGCCTACCAGCGACGGCTAGGAGATTTCAACCGCGAGATCCAGCAGAAACAACGTGAGATGGTGGCGGAGTACTCGAAGAAAGTGCATGCAGCGGCGCAAGTCGTGGCGGAAAAGAACGGCTATGTCGCGATCCTTGATAAGGGGAGCGAGGCGGCGATCAAGATTGTCCTCTATCATCAGCCTGCGTTGGATGTGACCGATCAGCTGGTGAAGGAGTTTGATCGACAGAATAAGTAG
- the fabZ gene encoding 3-hydroxyacyl-ACP dehydratase FabZ: MSVMEQAEIQALLPHRYPFLLVDRVQELDPDKRIVGIKNVTINEPFFQGHFPGRPVMPGVLILEAMAQVGALLAFKSMGNATRPVVYLTGIDGAKFRKPVVPGDRLRFEIDVVKKRAPFWKMQGKAFVEDELVCEAEVTAMVTEEKTVKSDA; the protein is encoded by the coding sequence ATGTCCGTGATGGAACAAGCCGAAATTCAAGCCCTCTTACCTCACCGGTATCCCTTTCTTCTGGTCGATCGCGTGCAGGAGTTGGATCCAGACAAGCGGATCGTCGGGATCAAGAACGTGACGATCAATGAACCCTTCTTTCAAGGGCATTTCCCCGGACGCCCGGTCATGCCGGGGGTGTTGATTCTTGAAGCCATGGCGCAAGTCGGTGCGCTGCTGGCGTTTAAGTCGATGGGAAATGCGACGCGTCCGGTCGTGTATCTGACCGGTATCGATGGCGCGAAGTTTCGAAAGCCGGTCGTGCCCGGTGATCGATTACGGTTTGAGATCGATGTCGTGAAGAAGCGGGCGCCATTTTGGAAGATGCAGGGCAAGGCTTTTGTCGAGGATGAACTGGTTTGTGAGGCCGAAGTGACGGCTATGGTGACAGAAGAAAAGACCGTGAAGAGTGATGCGTGA
- the lpxA gene encoding acyl-ACP--UDP-N-acetylglucosamine O-acyltransferase, with product MQIHASAVIHPKATLADDAVVGPFCVVGEHVTIGPGTRLVSHVAVDGWTEIGARCELHPFVSIGAPPQHLNYKGEPTKVVIGDDNIFREYVTVNRATVQGGGTTSIGSKNFLMAYVHVAHDCYLGSHIVMANASSLAGHITIGDHAIIGGLTGIHQHVRIGPYSMVGGCCALGQDLPPFMRAAGGYRARMYGLNSVGLRRQGFSNDRISVLRRAYDMIFRSGHRTAEAAKLAKIEFADQPDVMTVVAFLEGTKRGICRSVGKDQENEE from the coding sequence GTGCAGATTCATGCGAGTGCGGTCATTCACCCCAAAGCCACATTGGCCGACGATGCTGTCGTGGGCCCATTTTGTGTCGTCGGCGAACATGTGACGATCGGGCCAGGGACTCGTCTTGTCTCCCATGTCGCCGTCGATGGCTGGACGGAGATCGGCGCGCGGTGCGAGCTGCATCCCTTCGTCTCGATCGGCGCCCCGCCCCAACATCTCAATTACAAGGGCGAGCCGACTAAGGTGGTGATCGGCGATGACAATATTTTTCGGGAATATGTCACGGTCAACCGCGCGACGGTGCAAGGCGGCGGGACGACCAGCATCGGTTCCAAGAACTTCTTGATGGCCTATGTTCACGTTGCCCATGACTGTTATCTCGGCAGCCATATCGTCATGGCCAATGCCTCCAGTTTAGCCGGCCATATCACCATCGGCGACCATGCCATCATCGGGGGATTGACCGGGATCCATCAACATGTGCGAATCGGGCCCTATTCCATGGTCGGCGGCTGTTGCGCCCTCGGGCAGGACCTTCCGCCTTTCATGCGGGCGGCTGGTGGCTATCGCGCGAGAATGTATGGCCTGAACTCGGTGGGGTTGCGCCGGCAGGGGTTTTCGAACGATCGAATCTCGGTGCTGAGGCGGGCCTACGATATGATCTTCCGCTCGGGGCATCGCACCGCGGAAGCAGCCAAGCTGGCGAAGATTGAGTTTGCTGACCAACCAGATGTCATGACGGTTGTGGCATTTCTGGAGGGGACGAAACGGGGTATTTGCCGCTCGGTCGGCAAAGATCAAGAGAATGAGGAGTAG
- the lpxI gene encoding UDP-2,3-diacylglucosamine diphosphatase LpxI (LpxI, functionally equivalent to LpxH, replaces it in LPS biosynthesis in a minority of bacteria.), translated as MALLPQVVDGERIGLIAGNGRFPIIFADNARKLGYHVSAVAHEGETEPELASHVDRIHWVKIGQLNKLIKAFKEDGVHQAVMLGGIKKTHVFTTLRPDFRTLALATRLALWKDDDILRELAKELEQEGIVICESTFGLEGILVEEGPLTARTPSEKEWEDIRYGWDVAEAIGRLDIGQCVVIKDRVVVAVEAVEGTDEAIKRGGDLAKDGAVVVKRSKPQQDMRFDLPAVGPRTIEVMASVKASVLAIEAGRTILLDREIMLEKAKSARIAIVGIAKLEPIVT; from the coding sequence GTGGCATTACTGCCTCAGGTTGTCGATGGTGAGAGGATCGGTCTGATCGCCGGCAACGGCCGGTTTCCGATCATTTTCGCGGACAATGCCAGGAAACTCGGTTATCACGTGTCGGCCGTGGCGCATGAGGGCGAGACGGAACCGGAGTTGGCTAGCCATGTGGATCGGATTCATTGGGTCAAGATCGGCCAGCTCAACAAGCTGATCAAGGCCTTCAAGGAAGATGGCGTCCATCAGGCCGTGATGCTGGGCGGGATCAAGAAGACCCATGTCTTTACCACCCTGCGCCCGGATTTTCGCACCCTGGCGTTGGCGACGAGGTTGGCGCTCTGGAAAGACGACGATATTCTGCGCGAACTGGCAAAGGAGCTTGAGCAGGAAGGGATCGTTATCTGCGAATCGACCTTCGGGCTTGAGGGGATTCTCGTAGAAGAAGGACCGCTGACGGCGCGCACTCCCTCGGAGAAAGAGTGGGAGGACATCCGGTACGGGTGGGACGTGGCAGAGGCCATCGGGCGTCTGGATATCGGGCAGTGCGTCGTGATCAAAGATCGCGTGGTCGTGGCGGTCGAAGCGGTCGAAGGCACTGACGAAGCTATTAAGCGCGGCGGCGATTTGGCCAAGGACGGGGCGGTGGTGGTCAAGCGGTCGAAGCCGCAGCAGGACATGCGATTCGATCTCCCGGCCGTGGGGCCCCGGACCATCGAGGTGATGGCGTCGGTCAAGGCCTCTGTGCTGGCCATCGAAGCAGGACGGACAATTCTGTTGGATCGCGAGATCATGCTGGAGAAGGCCAAGTCCGCCCGCATCGCCATTGTCGGGATCGCAAAACTCGAACCGATCGTGACATGA
- a CDS encoding Gfo/Idh/MocA family oxidoreductase: MTTFRAGVIGVGHLGQHHARLYASLPGAQLVGVSDQSIERAKVVADRHGVRVFHTVDELLQQVDIVSVAVPTSGHYAVAKACLLAGKHVLVEKPLAVTPAEAQELVQLAKQRDCCLQVGHSERFNPIMALMRPHIGRPVFIECHRLSSFSERGTDVDVVLDLMIHDLDLVLSLNPGPVEEVRAAGVTVLSSSIDIANARIQFTSGCVANLTSSRVSMTKMRRLRLFQKDSYVSIDFQTRHGTISRRQVKAGEKPTVEVEQLQGGDEEPLKLQLASFLHAASTGTRPVVSGEDGAAAVEVAHQVLQAIEAFAARHEEGIAG; the protein is encoded by the coding sequence ATGACAACGTTTAGGGCAGGCGTCATCGGCGTCGGACATCTGGGGCAGCACCATGCGCGCCTCTATGCCTCCTTGCCAGGGGCGCAGCTCGTCGGGGTATCGGACCAGTCGATCGAGCGAGCGAAAGTCGTCGCAGACCGGCACGGGGTACGGGTTTTTCATACGGTTGATGAACTATTGCAGCAGGTCGATATCGTGAGTGTGGCTGTGCCCACATCCGGCCACTATGCCGTTGCCAAGGCCTGCCTCTTAGCTGGCAAACATGTCCTGGTCGAAAAGCCGCTTGCCGTCACGCCGGCAGAGGCGCAGGAGTTGGTGCAGCTGGCCAAGCAGAGGGACTGTTGCCTGCAAGTAGGCCATAGCGAACGGTTCAATCCGATCATGGCGCTGATGCGACCCCATATCGGGCGGCCTGTGTTTATCGAATGTCATCGTCTCAGCAGCTTCAGTGAACGGGGCACGGATGTGGATGTGGTCTTAGACCTAATGATCCATGATTTGGACCTCGTGCTCTCCTTGAACCCCGGTCCCGTTGAAGAAGTGCGGGCCGCGGGGGTGACAGTCTTGTCCTCCTCGATCGATATCGCCAACGCCCGCATTCAGTTCACGAGCGGCTGCGTGGCCAATCTGACCTCCAGCCGCGTGTCGATGACGAAGATGCGCCGGTTGCGTCTCTTCCAAAAAGACAGTTACGTCTCGATCGATTTCCAGACACGCCACGGTACGATCTCTCGCCGTCAAGTCAAGGCGGGGGAGAAGCCGACGGTCGAGGTTGAGCAGTTGCAAGGGGGAGATGAAGAACCGTTGAAGCTGCAACTGGCATCGTTTCTTCATGCAGCCAGCACCGGCACGAGGCCGGTGGTGTCGGGCGAGGATGGCGCGGCAGCCGTGGAGGTCGCGCATCAAGTCTTGCAGGCCATTGAAGCCTTTGCGGCCCGTCATGAAGAAGGGATAGCGGGATAG
- the lpxB gene encoding lipid-A-disaccharide synthase: protein MRILIVTGEASGDLHGANLAKAMMALDPQAELVGIGGAAMRAAGVKLVPGVPQLDVMGLIGFSAIRAMVQRVLAIRRVLKSEAWDLVVLIDNPGLNFHFARVAKAAGRRVLYYIAPQVWAWRPGRMKWIQRRVDHVVVILPFELELYRRAGVRCTFVGHPLLDVVAPQYDRVKLRSQFGLGESAPVVGLLPGSRVGEVEMLLPVLLQAAEQLVAAEPGTQFILAQASSIDDNLIQSLLRHSPVPVRVAHDQSSEVMALSDVLLIASGTATLQAAVVGTPMVLLYKTTPVTYRLARWLINVKWIGLVNLVAGRSIVPELIQDEATAERLCQEALHLLRDQSAYNGMKEGLRQVRESLGEPGASRRAAQVALSECRR, encoded by the coding sequence ATGCGAATTTTAATTGTGACGGGCGAAGCCTCGGGTGATCTTCACGGGGCCAATTTGGCCAAAGCCATGATGGCGCTCGACCCACAGGCTGAGTTGGTGGGGATCGGCGGGGCTGCAATGCGTGCCGCTGGTGTCAAGCTTGTGCCGGGTGTTCCGCAGCTGGATGTGATGGGCTTGATCGGGTTTTCCGCCATCCGTGCCATGGTGCAGCGTGTGCTGGCCATCAGGCGGGTGTTGAAGTCGGAAGCCTGGGATCTTGTGGTGTTGATCGACAATCCAGGGCTGAATTTTCATTTCGCCCGGGTCGCCAAAGCCGCCGGTCGGCGCGTGCTCTACTACATTGCCCCGCAAGTATGGGCCTGGCGGCCAGGGCGGATGAAATGGATTCAGCGCCGGGTCGACCATGTCGTCGTGATCCTGCCCTTTGAGCTTGAGCTCTATCGCCGCGCCGGTGTCCGTTGCACGTTCGTTGGCCATCCCCTGCTCGATGTTGTCGCGCCGCAATACGATCGTGTGAAGCTTCGCAGCCAGTTCGGCCTGGGCGAGTCTGCGCCGGTCGTCGGTTTGTTGCCTGGGAGTCGCGTGGGCGAAGTCGAAATGCTCCTGCCGGTGCTTCTCCAGGCTGCGGAACAACTGGTCGCCGCGGAACCTGGCACGCAATTTATCCTGGCGCAGGCTTCTTCAATCGACGATAATCTGATCCAGTCCCTGTTGCGGCACAGTCCTGTACCTGTGCGCGTGGCGCATGACCAGTCCAGCGAAGTGATGGCCCTGTCCGATGTGCTATTGATCGCGTCCGGGACTGCGACCTTGCAAGCGGCGGTAGTGGGGACGCCTATGGTCCTTCTGTATAAGACCACGCCGGTGACCTATCGGCTGGCGCGGTGGCTGATCAATGTGAAATGGATTGGGCTCGTCAATCTGGTGGCGGGCCGGTCGATCGTGCCGGAACTGATTCAGGATGAGGCGACGGCCGAGCGGTTGTGTCAGGAGGCGCTGCATCTCTTGCGCGATCAGTCGGCGTATAATGGCATGAAGGAAGGGCTGCGACAGGTTCGGGAATCATTGGGAGAGCCCGGTGCATCCCGCCGAGCTGCGCAGGTGGCATTGTCCGAATGTCGACGCTAG
- the msbA gene encoding lipid A export permease/ATP-binding protein MsbA, producing MSTLDRLTRLVHYLKPYQVRLGAAFVCSGMVAAFSGAYAWLIKPVLDEIFINKNESLLVVLPLALFAVSVCKSVFNYGQNYLMNYVGNQVITDVRQELFGKLIRLPVPYHDVNTSGRLVSRVVSDVSMMANAVAGVLKDVFQQGLTFLAMMGVVFYQNWRLAGLSVIVIPLSVFTMVRMGKRLRALAASGQERMGDMASTLQETLSGIRMVKAYGREETEELRFQESNRAFLNTTMKAIQVSSIGSSHMEVIGVVGVAAIIWYGGFLVIAGSMTPGEFFSFLTAMFMAYTPIRRLSGSNNSIQQALAAAERVFDVLDIKTEQDGDRGRLELPRVAQSVTFEDVTFHYESQVVPALNEINLTIRAGEMVALVGSSGSGKTTLVNLIPRFYEPTAGRILIDGVDIQSYSLRSLRSQIGMVSQDVVLFDDSIRNNIAFGRQDASDEEILRAAQLAYAHDFVDRLPQGYQTVVGEKGVKLSGGERQRLAIARAILRDPPLLILDEATSALDSESERVVQLALANLMKNRTTLVIAHRLSTIQRADRIMVLSRGSIVEVGTHDELLRRGGQYQKLHAMQFQDVADA from the coding sequence ATGTCGACGCTAGATCGTTTGACACGGTTGGTCCATTACCTGAAGCCCTATCAGGTTCGTCTGGGGGCGGCCTTCGTGTGCTCGGGGATGGTGGCGGCCTTCTCCGGCGCCTATGCCTGGCTTATCAAGCCGGTCCTCGACGAAATTTTCATCAATAAGAACGAAAGTCTTCTGGTCGTCCTCCCGCTCGCCCTCTTCGCTGTGTCGGTGTGCAAGAGCGTCTTCAATTACGGGCAAAACTATCTTATGAACTATGTCGGGAATCAGGTGATTACCGACGTGCGGCAGGAGTTGTTCGGGAAACTCATTCGCTTGCCTGTTCCCTATCACGATGTGAACACCTCGGGGCGGTTGGTGTCCCGGGTGGTGAGCGACGTCTCGATGATGGCGAATGCGGTGGCCGGGGTGCTGAAGGATGTGTTCCAGCAGGGCCTTACTTTTCTGGCTATGATGGGCGTGGTGTTCTATCAGAATTGGCGGTTGGCCGGTCTTTCGGTGATTGTGATTCCCTTGTCCGTATTCACGATGGTGCGGATGGGGAAACGGCTGCGGGCCTTGGCGGCCAGCGGCCAGGAGCGGATGGGGGATATGGCCTCCACGCTTCAGGAAACGTTATCCGGCATTCGCATGGTGAAGGCCTATGGGCGCGAAGAGACCGAGGAGCTACGTTTCCAGGAGAGTAATCGCGCATTTCTCAATACGACAATGAAGGCGATTCAGGTTTCTTCCATCGGGTCGTCGCATATGGAAGTGATCGGTGTCGTGGGAGTCGCGGCGATTATTTGGTATGGCGGTTTTCTCGTGATCGCCGGTTCTATGACGCCGGGAGAGTTTTTCTCATTCCTGACGGCGATGTTCATGGCCTATACGCCGATTCGCCGGCTGTCCGGCTCCAATAACTCGATTCAACAGGCCTTGGCGGCGGCGGAACGAGTGTTCGATGTCTTGGATATCAAGACCGAGCAGGATGGGGATCGTGGCCGCTTGGAGCTGCCGCGGGTGGCCCAATCGGTGACGTTCGAGGACGTCACGTTTCACTATGAGAGTCAGGTGGTGCCGGCGCTCAATGAGATTAATCTGACGATTCGCGCTGGCGAAATGGTCGCGCTCGTGGGCAGCAGCGGAAGCGGCAAGACTACGTTGGTGAATCTCATCCCGCGTTTTTACGAGCCGACGGCAGGGCGCATTCTCATTGACGGGGTCGATATTCAGTCCTATTCGCTCCGGTCGCTCCGGTCGCAGATCGGGATGGTCTCGCAGGATGTCGTGCTGTTCGACGACAGCATCCGCAATAACATCGCCTTTGGGCGGCAGGACGCATCCGACGAAGAGATTCTCCGGGCGGCGCAGTTGGCCTATGCCCATGACTTTGTCGACCGTCTGCCTCAGGGGTATCAAACGGTGGTGGGAGAAAAAGGGGTAAAGCTTTCAGGCGGGGAGCGGCAGCGTTTGGCCATTGCCCGTGCGATCCTGCGCGATCCCCCCTTGCTCATCCTCGATGAAGCCACGTCGGCGTTGGACAGCGAGTCAGAACGGGTCGTGCAGCTGGCGCTCGCCAATTTGATGAAGAATCGGACGACCCTCGTCATCGCCCATCGATTGTCCACGATTCAACGGGCCGATCGGATCATGGTTTTGTCCAGAGGATCGATCGTTGAAGTGGGGACGCATGACGAGTTGCTTCGTCGCGGGGGACAGTATCAGAAGCTCCATGCCATGCAGTTTCAGGATGTGGCCGATGCGTAA
- a CDS encoding DUF374 domain-containing protein: MRNPVIKRIETWLKLSVLPPIGAAVIRGLGRTMTIDAQGYEPMEALRRQGGHFILSFWHAQQLMVALELENRGIEVDVLISQHQDGGIIARIISRFGHRAVRGSSTRGGALALRELIRLGRSGADLVVTPDGPKGPRQVVKLGVVQLAKATGLPIVPLAFRCSKKNSSRAGIGSWSHSSGLAASISGAPPSGFRATPTNRRWKRHGSSLKRS, translated from the coding sequence ATGCGTAATCCCGTGATCAAACGAATCGAGACGTGGCTAAAGCTCTCCGTGCTCCCTCCGATCGGGGCCGCGGTGATTCGAGGGTTGGGGCGGACGATGACGATCGATGCGCAGGGCTATGAGCCGATGGAGGCCTTGCGTCGTCAGGGGGGGCATTTCATTCTTTCGTTCTGGCATGCGCAGCAGCTCATGGTCGCCTTAGAGCTGGAAAATCGCGGGATCGAGGTCGATGTGTTGATCAGCCAACATCAGGATGGCGGGATCATCGCGCGTATCATTTCCCGATTTGGCCACAGGGCGGTTCGCGGATCGAGCACCAGGGGTGGAGCGCTGGCACTACGAGAATTAATCAGGCTTGGGAGATCTGGTGCGGACCTGGTGGTGACTCCCGATGGACCCAAGGGACCTCGGCAGGTGGTCAAGCTCGGGGTGGTGCAGTTGGCGAAAGCTACAGGGCTTCCGATTGTGCCGTTGGCCTTTCGCTGCTCAAAAAAAAACTCTTCGCGAGCTGGGATCGGTTCATGGTCCCATTCCTCTGGTCTCGCGGCCTCTATCTCTGGGGCGCCCCCATCTGGGTTCCGCGCGACGCCGACGAACAGACGTTGGAAGCGGCACGGCTCGAGCTTGAAACGGTCCTGA
- a CDS encoding 3-deoxy-D-manno-octulosonic acid transferase gives MWHLFYNIVLLLLAPVILAVLLVKQRCRRGLFQRLGLKNGLFGLSGRPGRPVIWIHAVSLGEVVAVTPLVKELSRRHPDCRLVVSTVTETGREAVEQRLAGVADHCYAPLDFPWVVSRFIERLQPRLYIFAETELWPNLLWQLRRCGTPTVLVNGRLSTRSFARQQWAPVRSFYRTMLQGLSLCLMQSDRDVDRIVALGAEASRVRRTGNIKFDQPIPVVLEDGSTRVRLGLQETEPLFVAGSTHPAEEEILVDCYHVLAARYPSAVLLLAPRHIERAESVEAMVRAKGLVVQRCSTIGQVGALPSTGPRVLLLDSRGELAAIYREAVVAFVGGTLVPVGGHNLLEPAQWAKPVLFGPYTDHCAEIAELLIQAGGGRRVSTAEDLTQQVIGLFANHEERERMGRSARQMLEENQGALQRTLEAIEQLLVQQQGAGVAPFEGRPASLMGGR, from the coding sequence ATGTGGCATCTCTTTTATAATATTGTGCTCCTGCTCCTGGCGCCGGTCATCCTGGCTGTCCTGCTGGTGAAACAGCGGTGTCGCCGAGGGTTGTTCCAACGGCTGGGACTCAAGAATGGTCTGTTCGGTCTATCTGGCCGACCAGGCAGACCTGTTATCTGGATTCACGCGGTTTCTCTCGGGGAAGTGGTGGCGGTGACACCGCTCGTGAAGGAACTGTCTCGCCGTCATCCCGACTGCCGTCTGGTGGTTTCGACTGTGACCGAGACCGGACGGGAAGCCGTGGAGCAGCGGTTGGCCGGCGTGGCCGACCATTGTTACGCGCCGCTCGATTTTCCCTGGGTCGTCTCCCGCTTCATCGAACGATTGCAACCCCGCCTCTATATTTTTGCCGAGACCGAACTCTGGCCGAATCTCTTGTGGCAGCTGCGTCGTTGCGGAACGCCGACGGTCCTCGTGAATGGGCGGCTCTCGACCAGGTCTTTTGCCAGGCAACAATGGGCGCCCGTGCGATCGTTTTATCGGACGATGTTGCAGGGGCTCAGTCTCTGCTTGATGCAGTCGGATCGTGATGTCGATCGGATCGTAGCCTTGGGTGCGGAGGCGTCGCGAGTCAGGCGGACGGGGAATATTAAGTTCGATCAGCCGATACCGGTTGTTCTGGAGGATGGATCGACGAGGGTTCGTCTGGGTCTGCAAGAGACAGAACCGTTGTTTGTCGCAGGCAGCACCCATCCGGCAGAGGAAGAGATTCTGGTGGACTGCTATCATGTGCTTGCGGCCCGCTATCCCTCAGCGGTGTTATTGCTGGCCCCTCGGCATATTGAGCGGGCTGAGTCGGTGGAGGCGATGGTTCGGGCAAAAGGGCTGGTGGTGCAGCGATGCAGTACTATCGGGCAGGTTGGCGCGTTGCCGTCAACCGGTCCCCGCGTGTTGCTGCTCGATTCGCGAGGCGAATTGGCTGCGATCTACCGGGAAGCGGTGGTGGCGTTCGTCGGAGGCACGCTCGTTCCGGTGGGTGGACATAATTTGCTGGAGCCGGCTCAGTGGGCGAAGCCGGTCCTGTTCGGCCCCTACACAGACCATTGTGCGGAGATTGCAGAGCTCTTGATCCAGGCGGGAGGGGGGCGCCGCGTGTCCACTGCGGAGGATCTTACGCAACAAGTTATCGGCCTCTTTGCCAATCACGAGGAACGAGAGCGGATGGGCCGGTCGGCTCGTCAGATGTTGGAAGAGAATCAAGGAGCCTTGCAACGGACGTTGGAGGCCATTGAGCAGCTGCTGGTGCAACAACAGGGAGCCGGCGTGGCTCCCTTCGAAGGTCGGCCTGCTTCCCTCATGGGTGGACGATAA
- the lpxK gene encoding tetraacyldisaccharide 4'-kinase, which translates to MWAAIPYGVVARLRSLLYSWGWFVQRRLPVPVLSVGNLTLGGTGKTPVVILLVEWLLAQGKRVAILSRGYRRTSTDEYLLVSNGERLLIGPDEAGDEPFLMAQRCPKAIVAVGADRYELGYWVLDQFPIDCLVLDDGFQHLGLYRDVNLLLVDATDAGGLAALVPAGRLREPLQAALRATAVVITRAEVPAQVTGVCRRLQSALGPMQAPIQVVFRPESLWSVVTGSSQPLSWAKGKTALLCSGVGHAGSFRSLVETLGIRIVDEVAYADHHAYTSKDVERLRARATELQAELVVTTEKDACKLTSLLQQTDSWWAVRLATDITVGEDQLKQIVLNQLNRLSPGTRG; encoded by the coding sequence TTGTGGGCCGCAATTCCCTATGGGGTGGTGGCGAGGTTGCGGTCGCTCCTGTACTCCTGGGGCTGGTTTGTGCAGCGGCGATTGCCGGTTCCCGTGCTGAGTGTCGGGAATCTCACGCTGGGCGGGACGGGGAAAACTCCGGTTGTCATTTTGCTCGTGGAGTGGCTCCTGGCGCAGGGGAAACGGGTGGCGATTCTGAGCCGGGGCTATCGGCGAACCAGTACGGATGAATATTTGCTGGTGTCGAACGGCGAGCGATTATTGATCGGCCCTGACGAGGCAGGCGATGAGCCATTTTTGATGGCGCAACGCTGCCCCAAAGCGATCGTGGCAGTCGGCGCCGATCGCTATGAGCTCGGGTATTGGGTCTTGGACCAATTTCCGATCGATTGCCTGGTCCTCGACGATGGATTTCAGCACCTGGGCCTCTACCGCGATGTGAATCTTTTGCTGGTCGATGCGACGGATGCAGGGGGGCTCGCGGCCCTGGTGCCGGCCGGCCGACTCAGGGAACCGCTTCAGGCTGCATTGCGCGCCACCGCAGTCGTGATTACGAGGGCGGAGGTGCCGGCTCAGGTGACCGGAGTCTGTCGCAGGCTGCAGTCAGCGCTTGGTCCGATGCAGGCCCCGATCCAGGTGGTCTTTCGACCAGAGAGTCTCTGGTCGGTGGTGACAGGATCGTCGCAGCCACTTTCCTGGGCTAAGGGAAAGACGGCATTGTTGTGTAGCGGTGTGGGCCATGCGGGCTCATTTCGCTCCCTCGTCGAGACTCTCGGGATCAGAATTGTCGATGAAGTGGCCTATGCCGATCATCATGCCTATACGAGCAAGGATGTTGAGCGGCTACGGGCTAGAGCAACGGAGCTTCAGGCTGAATTGGTGGTGACGACGGAGAAAGATGCCTGTAAGTTGACCTCGCTTCTTCAGCAGACCGATAGTTGGTGGGCCGTCAGACTGGCTACGGATATCACGGTTGGGGAAGATCAGCTCAAACAAATCGTGTTGAATCAATTGAACCGTCTTTCGCCGGGGACTCGTGGATAA